A single Brachionichthys hirsutus isolate HB-005 chromosome 17, CSIRO-AGI_Bhir_v1, whole genome shotgun sequence DNA region contains:
- the LOC137906341 gene encoding calcium uniporter protein, mitochondrial-like, whose protein sequence is MASLRIVGKVASRLLGSPCGVKPARPVVFLHQVQQRRPTLGSSRALFCNTAPPSSDVSLKYKYGRLVLEVPLPSRNEKCLFFLRPMLMTVGDLITDLQREDPGAIASVFSKDGERVANTTLVDTLLNKDFQLVINNTLYNVSSPEKASASSEHAMGLEDMKYVVHLLHTALHLPEHHQLKERQLLEKLDNLKQELSPLEKMKAQLSHAAEFHASKVLWTGMALLSLQGGALAWLTWWVYSWDVMEPVTYFITYGTSIGVFAYYVLTKQDYVYPEAKDRQFLHYFHKGASKKTFNLEKYNQLRDELTQVEDDLRRLRNPTRLQLPLEQIHSKP, encoded by the exons ATGGCTTCGCTGCGGATCGTCGGAAAAGTTGCGTCGAGACTTCTGGGAAGTCCCTGTGGAGTCAAACCGGCTCGTCCGGTCGTTTTCCTTCACCAG gtccaaCAGAGGCGCCCGACACTCGGAAGCTCCCGTGCTCTTTTTTGCAACACAGCACCGCCATCTAGTG ACGTCTCTTTGAAGTACAAGTACGGCCGTTTGGTGCTGGAGGTCCCGTTGCCCTCCAGGAACGAGAAGTGCCTGTTCTTCCTGCGGCCCATGCTGATGACTGTTGGAGACCTGATCACAGATCTGCAGAGAGAGGACCCTGGAGCCATCGCATCCGTCTTCTCCAAGG ATGGCGAGCGTGTGGCTAACACCACGCTAGTCGACACCCTGCTGAACAAGGACTTCCAGCTCGTCATCAACAACACACTTTATAACGTCAGCTCTCCTGAAAAGG CGTCTGCATCCAGCGAGCACGCCATGGGGCTGGAGGACATGAAGTATGTCGTTCACCTGCTGCACACGGCGCTCCACCTGCCTGAGCACCACCAGCTGAAAGAGAGGCAGCTGCTGGAAAAGCTGGACAACCTCAAACAGGAGCTGTCTCCCCTGGAGAAG ATGAAGGCTCAGCTGTCCCATGCGGCGGAGTTCCACGCCTCCAAGGTCCTCTGGACCGGCATGGCGCTGTTATCCCTACAGGGCGGAGCGCTGGCCTGGCTCACCTGGTGGGTGTATTCGTGGGACGTCATGGAGCCCGTCACGTACTTCATCACCTACGGGACCAGCATCGGAGTTTTCGCCTATTATGTGCTGACCAAACAG GACTACGTTTACCCAGAAGCTAAAGATAGACAGTTCCTGCATTACTTCCATAAAGGCGCCAGCAAGAAGACATTTAACCTGGAAAAGTACAATCAGCTGCGGGACGAACTGACTCAG GTGGAGGACGACTTGAGACGGCTGAGAAATCCAACGCGACTTCAGCTACCGCTCGAACAGATCCATTCAAAgccatga